From Pirellulales bacterium, the proteins below share one genomic window:
- a CDS encoding PaaI family thioesterase has protein sequence MSAPPLPDDPAILQARDKILETARNWPFFKLIGMEVEDMRPGWSMLKVAWRPDLTQPAHIMHGGIIATLIDTGIAHAILLTDVHRLDGSSSLVSVDLRIKYFRPVSEGMIYCESTVPRLGKHIIHAESIVRNEEGKEVARGDSIYMVVSRDKLKRSS, from the coding sequence ATGTCCGCCCCGCCACTTCCCGACGATCCCGCGATTCTTCAAGCCCGCGATAAGATTCTGGAAACGGCCCGGAACTGGCCGTTCTTCAAGCTCATCGGGATGGAAGTCGAGGACATGCGTCCCGGCTGGTCGATGCTCAAGGTCGCTTGGCGGCCCGACCTGACGCAGCCTGCCCACATCATGCACGGCGGCATCATCGCCACGCTGATCGACACGGGGATTGCGCACGCAATTCTGCTGACGGACGTACATCGGCTCGACGGCAGCTCGTCGCTGGTATCAGTCGACTTGCGAATCAAATACTTCCGTCCGGTTTCCGAAGGAATGATCTATTGTGAATCCACGGTGCCACGGCTGGGCAAACACATTATCCACGCCGAAAGCATCGTGCGCAACGAAGAAGGAAAAGAAGTTGCCCGCGGGGACTCGATCTATATGGTCGTATCGCGCGACAAGTTGAAGCGTTCTAGCTGA